The genomic segment CGCCAAACCGTTGAACGAAGCCAGAACGTCCAGCCCAGCTCGTTGCTGTGAAAGCAATCCAGTGAGGCTGGTTGACGAGAAGAAATTACCTGCTCGACCAATCCCGGCTAGAAACTCCAAATCAAAGTCTGCGCCATTGATAGCCGTCGCAATATCGTTACTACCGCCTGCCGTAATCAAATCTCCTCCCGAACCACTTACCATCGCATTGACACCACCATCATAGTTGCCAGTAAAGACAGCAACCAGTGCATCAGGGGCGATAGCTAGCTGAGCGGCGAACTCGGCGCCGAGCACATCCGCCAAGCCAAACGTTGAGGAGTCAAGACCAAGCAACCCACCTCCCAAATCAACTAGCTCACCGGCGAACACAGCAACCGCGACGTCACCGCCCGTGAGCGCGTTCTCGACCCCCCCTCCAGCAACGGGTGCGCCGGGATTAAAGGGCGAAGTGAGGTTGACGTCATTCTGAGCCGTGTCCGAAGCGATAAAGCCGAACACTTGCTCACCAACACTCGGAGTGAAATCACCACCACTTAGCGAAGCCCGCCCAACTGGGGTAGTGTTTGTTCGGATTTGGTCGACGGTCCCATTTGGTGTCAAAAAAGTACCCAAGAAACCAGCATGCGTGACACTGCCAATCAACAGTGCACAGATAGCCAAAGTGCAACGTAGCATAAAATTAACCTTTAAAGTTCAAACAATTCATCGTAGCAATTATCCTCTATTGAAAACAACTAAAGGCACTACACAGGTTTGAACGGCCCCTCATCGCATGGAGATGCTGGGAGCATCGAGTTTTGCGACGAGGCGAGGGAAGTGGGCTGGCGCTTCACCGTCTCGACTAGGCTAGTCAAGTCGGCCGCGACCAAGCTTGTAGACGCACTTTGGCCGACTAAATCGACACAAAATAAACCAGAAGCGTCTGCAAGACGTTCGTAGCGAGCCTCGCCGTCCGCGTCCGCCGCAATACTCTCGACAACACCACTCTGTAACTCACTCGCAGAGGAACATACCATCACCCCGCCATCAGCCCCTTGAACTGAAAACGAGACGATTATCGCGGCAGCTATAACTCTGACTCTAGTGAACATATCGGTAGTCTACAAAAACAGCGAGGGGGTGTCAAGCCACAGACTGCACGATACACACACCCTTGACCTTTTCGAAAACGCTTTGGAAGATCAATGAGGCTGACACTCGGAATTTCGCACGAATGAGCAATCCGGCAAGTAGCTGTTCTCTGAGCTGAGACGAAGGTACCGAAGCCGGGTTCGCAGCCCAACCAACAGCTGGGCGGGTCGCAGCCATTCTACGCAGGGTCGCGTGGCAGACCCTGGGAGGGTGAACGAACGGGCCAACCCCGTATCAACGATAAAGACCGCGAGTGAGCGTGCCAGCATGCCCGGAGGCGCTGTACTTATCACACCGATAAATTCCACACGGATGAGGCCATGCAAAAGTGCAAGGGCAAACCGCTTGAAAAACACTGTTAGCACTACCCGAGTTATCTGACGAATCCTTCCCAGCACTCCGGAGCCGCTGCTCCGTCCACCAAAATAGTGTACGCCGTATGCCCAGAAGATTGCAAACCAAGCCGATGGAATCGGACTGACAGTACCGCACGAGCACCCTCTTACCTCCCACAAGGAACTCCTGGGCAATCCTCCCACCACATTGTGCGTGATGCGGCATCCCAAGCATTCCCTGCAGAGTCAGCAGGCATAGCTTGCAGGCAAGTGGGAATGCAGGGCAGGAGCGGCGCCAGGCAGCCAGAGAACAACATTCCTCAGAAGATTCCTCAGAAGGAAGCCC from the Roseiconus lacunae genome contains:
- a CDS encoding PEP-CTERM sorting domain-containing protein (PEP-CTERM proteins occur, often in large numbers, in the proteomes of bacteria that also encode an exosortase, a predicted intramembrane cysteine proteinase. The presence of a PEP-CTERM domain at a protein's C-terminus predicts cleavage within the sorting domain, followed by covalent anchoring to some some component of the (usually Gram-negative) cell surface. Many PEP-CTERM proteins exhibit an unusual sequence composition that includes large numbers of potential glycosylation sites. Expression of one such protein has been shown restore the ability of a bacterium to form floc, a type of biofilm.): MLRCTLAICALLIGSVTHAGFLGTFLTPNGTVDQIRTNTTPVGRASLSGGDFTPSVGEQVFGFIASDTAQNDVNLTSPFNPGAPVAGGGVENALTGGDVAVAVFAGELVDLGGGLLGLDSSTFGLADVLGAEFAAQLAIAPDALVAVFTGNYDGGVNAMVSGSGGDLITAGGSNDIATAINGADFDLEFLAGIGRAGNFFSSTSLTGLLSQQRAGLDVLASFNGLAYKDVPASPLPDTLPPPIVPAQVALDNTFVSANPSLTGGFNLSTTASDLRINTVPEPASLAIFAGIAIAGFGRRKRGRSC